The Rissa tridactyla isolate bRisTri1 chromosome 1, bRisTri1.patW.cur.20221130, whole genome shotgun sequence DNA segment TCATTTCTTGTAACAGTCTCTTGCAGATATTTTCCTGCTGGGCTTTCAGTTTCCCTTGCAGGTTCATTAAAGCTGCCTACATGAACGTGGTGAGAAGACACAAAGCTCCTGCTGACCCCTTGAATATCTCAAGGAAGTAACTAGCAAGAGAAGGGGAACTTGTGCCCTCTTCTCCGGCCTCCAAAGTGCCCTGGCCATGTCCAGCAAACAGGGACTCACCTTCACATGACCTTGTGAGCAAGACGTCTCAGTGCAGTACTGGGCCCTTCACAGGACAGGGCTCCTGCTGAAGCCCAGAAGGCTGTTTGAAGGCAACGTAGTTGCTTGTACCTTGGATGCTATCGGGATAAATTCTCTTCCAAGCACAGTGGGATGCTTTGCCACATGAAGTTTAGTATAGATTTGTAAACATTCAGTTGGAAAACTGAGCAAGCTGACACCCAGGCTTGCACTGGGAAGAAAATTTCAGAGAGGCTGTTGCCATGTGTTTGAGACAGGCTGttggaggctgggggtggggtggtggtgtgtcAATAGCTTAACTTGAGCATGGTTGGGAAATTACATTTTGGCCCACACATGGAGTGACTTAACACAGCAGCTCCCTGAGAGATAAACAAGTCATCTTTCCCTTTTCTACCAGTGgctgtgctgggttttttcccctagttttttcccccttctccctatTACACTATTACCATTCTCATTTCTTTAGCGACTGTCCTAAAGTGAAAGTGGAAGCCAGTGCTATCGTGGAGCAGCATCTGGAACAGTGCTTTCTCTTGAAGGAAAAATAGAGTCTCTAAAATGGGATGCAAACTGTGGGTTGCATAGATACATTTAGCAGTGCAAGGTTAGAGGAACTATCACGTTGGACCTATGATGCAACATTTCCAGGTTTCTTCCTCCCCaaccctttccctttcttctttcccttcctcctctccttcctcttccccttttctttcctcgtcccttttcccttccctggtAAGGACAATGCTGAACTAAGAGCACAGGTAAGCCACGGGTTTGGAGTTGGTCTAATTTCTGATGCTCGTACatatgttcctttttttcccctctgttttctcaACACCGCCACCAAAAACCAATTTAGCTTAGCGTGGTGGAAGTAAAAGTGGCTTATCTAAGTTTTGTAatattgcttgctttttttttttgcagctcatGGAAAAACAGCAGAGTGCCAcgaaagtgggtttttttaacttaaaaggTTACAAATGTGAAACTTCACCAAAATGAAGTTAAAATCTTACAATAAAAGTAGTATTGAAAACAAGATGACACATCAGCTGATCTTTGTTTCTTTCCATACCTTGCTGGGGCAGGGAAATCTTTTTTGACTAATCAGCCACTTCCAACTTTTTTATTAACCCCCTTTAAGTGTGTCAGTCCTAACACCACCTATATCCAGAAGACAAAGGGTATCCTTAGCCTGAGCAGTGAAATGAGATGCATGTGAGGTGAGGTGTCTGTTCCAAATAGAGGTGTTCAGAAGTTTAAAGCCAGAGTTTTGCTAAAGGTGAGCCAGTATCCTCCTGTGGGTTTTCAGGGGACTAGGATCGTTTATACCAGATGAAGATTTGGTGCTTCGTACATACATATATGACTTATTTCACCCTCATacttaggaaaaagaaagttttatggTGAGTAACAGGTGGGTCACAACGCAACAACTTGTAGTTTTCTGGAGTTTGAAGGAAGCAGGTAGTACCTTCAGACCTCTGCACAGTAAAGACAGATGATCTGCAATTAAAGTGCAGCCTGGCAATCTCCCTGCTTCTGAGCATTGCCTCCCAGCACCTGTGAAGAAACAGGATGCCCAGGTGCCTTCATACACCATTGCTGTGCCTGGAGACCCCTGCAGGAACAGGCTGTGCTAGAAAGCTGCCTCCTACAGAACAGCCGCTCTGTTGTTGTGAATTAGGGGGAATGGCTTGCTCTTATCCCAGTGGCAGAAGTTAAAAATACAAGGGGGAGCAAGGCACCTCCTTCCCACTGACTTTCCTTTGGACTGGGGGGGTCTGTGGTGTGTGTTTAACTCCCAAATGTGAGTCTCCGTGCTTAGGATTTAACCGTCCTGTTGGATACATATGAGCAATAGTGTTAGATTCAAATAGCAGAATGATATTCCAGGCGGGAAGAAATTAGCTTAAATTTGTTTCTCTCAGCCTGAGAGCATAGTGTGTGTGAATTTGGTACTTGTTTAAGACAGGGCAGTGAGGACAGAAGCCTCCTATTTTGGCTTGTCAGCAAGAGAGACCCCGGTGACAGGTTCTGGATATGTGCATAGTTTTGTTCAACTTTATGAGGGTCATTGAAGAGAGGTGTCACGAGAGCCTGCCATCGGTGGTCGGGGCTGCCCGCTCAAACACCTAAAACCTCACCTGGGCTCTGCAGAAGAGACCTTTTTGGGTCACTGCATCACAGCTTATCCCTCCCGTGtcttcctcttgtttttctggCTTCAGGGAGGCCAGGTGGAAATGGGTCTAGTGAAAAGCAAAAATCTAAGAGTGTTTCGCACTGTGGCTTGGTAAGCTACGAAGCGTTAGGGAAACAGGAAGATGGCAAAATGCACGTACGTGCTGTGGGATTGGTGTGTTTATTTGGACAAGAACAAATTACACTAGATAAGTGCCACCGCACCATCCATTGCATGCAGTCAAACACACAAGATTGTTGATTCAGGTCCCCTAAAGTGAAAGGACAGTTGAGAACGTTATGATATGTAAATATGATATTTTTTCCTAGTGTTTGGGCTAGTTCTCATTTGCATTCCTACCTAGAGCACTCAGGGCCCAAATTTGCTAAAGCTTCCTCCGAAAGCACAGTTCTCATGTATTTACATGCTTGCTCATTTGAGCCAGAGTATAGGCTTTTCCTCTGCAATGCTTTGATGAATTTTCTTTCCATACTGAGAACCAGTTCTTGTTGTTATGggctttcctcttttcctgcacTATACCCTGACCATTGAATACTCCTTGAATTTCCTCATCTTTCTTGCCTAAGCCACCACATGCAGTTAAGACCAATGTAGCAGATCTCTTGTTCCCGTTCTTCAATGGCCTCGAATGCCGCCTGAGGTATTTCTCAGTAACAAAATTCTCTAACTCTCTTTCCAGAAAACAGTGCTTCTCTGGCTCGCGGATACTGCAATATTTTTCATATCACTGAAGTTTATAAGGTGTTTGGTGAAAGGTTCTGAAGAAATGTCGAGTACTGGTTGGTATTCATGAAAAACAGGCAATTCCCTAAGCCATTAAAACTAAGAATATGTTCTTGCAGGGACCAAGATGTCTTTGCCAAATGATGTCAGTATGGAAGAAATACCACTGGAAGATGATGAGCGAGACAGCATAGAATACAAGATCCTAATGGCCTACGCCCAGCGGCGGTTGTCTGTCAGTAAATATAggaaacttctgaaaaatgagGCCAATGTGCAGAAGTCGTCGTCGTCGTTAATCAGGAGAAAAGCGGAGATTGACCACCAAAGGGATAAAAAGGGACCAACACTAACAGCAGTTTTTCAGGGTGGCGTGACTGAACAGCACAGCAAAAAGCAATCGAAAAGAAAGTACTTGCCAGGATATtgtctgccttttctctgcagccGAGCAGCTCAGGAAAAGTCTTCAACACCACCAGTGCAACAAGGGCTCACTGAGGCACAATCTAAGATCATTCTAGAAGGGAATTCTCAGCATCAGACAAGTATGTCTTAgttctttccttttgctgtttgtCTTCAAACCTCTCTCGAGATAGCTTAAATGGCTGATGGCCTgtggaaaggcaggagaaggaatGTTTCTGTCACTATTTGGTCATGTCTTATGCTAGCTCTATTGATTTCCAATTAGGACGGTAGATTGCCAGACCTTCAGTAGTGCTTGCACACGCAAGATGCGTGCTTGTGACTGGCTTTTCTGTTTTTGATTGTATGGTGGTAAGTATTGTACAACTGTACAGATTGTTTTTTCTGAGcattggctttttcttttttgtacctggttagaaagaaaacataaaacactGGTCAGACTGAAGACCCCCACACTAAAATCAGGGAAGAGAAGTTCTTTGAAGGCCCGTTCAAATCATGCAATATATATTCTACACTAGACCGAAGTGCCAGACTCTGCTTGAAACGCTGGTGCTAAGCAGTTGGCAGTATCCAGCCTCAAGAACAGAGCAGCCCATGTCTCTGGGCCACCTCTTCTATCTTAAATGGAAACAGTCTTTTGGAGTTATCTAAATCTCCTTCACACATTGCTATTATATTAAGTCTGAACCTGCCCTCTCATGCTGGAAGAAGAGCTGATAGTTGGCTGTGACCCATCTGACATCCGGGGATCCCATCCACATAAACATCTTGTACCCCAGCCACCAAAGCCAGCCCCACGTCAACTACTGCACTGCAGGCAATGGGATTTTACCTTTTGTACTCTGGAAAATAACTAATATAAATATaactaatataaatataaaataacttttcATACAAGACTGAGAGAGGAGGATGAGGTATCCCCATTAAGTTGCCATATACAGTATATGATAGGTTGCCATATTGCTTTCGTATACATAAGGTAAGGGGTTATTTGCTTAATTCGTCACAGCCTAGATACTGTTGGTGTTGCAGCAGTTCTCCCCTTTCACCACATCTAAAGATATTACTAACAATTATCCATCACCTACTCCTCCAgatgaatgccccatccctgatcAGTTTAACTGTCCTGGGCCAGCTCCTACTCACCAAGCCCATAATTTTCCCTCCTAACAAATCCAGCTGCATCTCTCAAGAAATGGTCCCTGCCTCAGCCCAGTGCCTTTTGCTAGGGAGAAATAACTACAACTTTCCATTGTTTGATTGCCAGGGACATTCGTCTGCATCTGGATATCTGTTTTTATatccattttattttcacattgcCAAGGAAAGCACTCAACAGTTTGGGTGCAATCACTTGACAGCCCTGCCAATAAATTGCCGTGTTCCCTGCAGCACGGGTGGCAGCATGGCGTCAAGGAAAAACCTCCCCGTGCTGGGTGTTAACCTCCCTGGGGACCCTGCCTGGCTTCAAATATTGGCTTTacctgcccttcagccagttgcTGGACCAATTCCTacaacattattattattatttgtcacTTACACTGCTAGCAGCTGCACTGCAAACTTGCCCAGGCCATTCTGGAGAAAATGGGGATGCTGTTGGGGACTACCCATCTAAATTGAAGGCCTGTCCTGTTGCCCAATCTTAGGTTTCCGAAGTAATGAACAGCCTGATCCCCTTCCTAGAAGTTTAGCAGCTCCCTGACAAGCTCTGCAGCAGACAAGGGGATGGAAATGTCTTGGGGTTCATTCACCAGCCTTGAAATGCAGGTTTTATTGGCTGCATTAACCCCTGCTGCCCTCACAGTAAACTCTGCTTGTGAATTTTACGTGTCTTATAGGTCAGGCCACTCCTGAGCTTGTCTTGATGCCTGATGGTCACGCAGGAGCTGTCACTTGGCAGTTGTGGTGGGAAGATGGGGCTTTGCATCCCAAGCTTTTTTAGACAAATTGTAAGGAAGGCCACACTGTAGATGAAATGAACCTTGTaacagctcctgctgctctcttTGCTATAGCAGGATCCCCGTTGGAGTCCCCTCAGTGAGGCACGCCTTCAGCCAGTGAGGGTCCTGAACAGGGTCATTACACAAGGTGGATAAAGCCAGCCTGGTTGCCGAGTTCTCCAAATATTCATGCCTGCTTAATACAGCAGTGTCAAGGACAGGAGAAGCTATTGTGCTAGAGGTGCCTCTGAAGTGAAGTCTGCTTCTCCTTTCCCAGGATTAGACCATGGGAACAAGGAAAGAGCATTCAAATataccatttttttctgaatctggACCTATAGATGAACTAATCACGGGCAATACCACTCTCACAGTAAGGTCTGAGATTCACAGTCCTGTAGAGCAGTGCTCTCGTCGTTCTCAACACACGGCGTGCTTCTGGCTCGCAAGGATGTACACTGGTGAACAACACTCACACTTGCCTCTGTATGGCCTCTGTATAGTTAGCTGCTGCTCAAATACCAGAGAGGGGCTGTACTGCTCTACTTGTCTCTCTAAATTATTACCAGCCGATCTCAAGAAATAGCAAAGCCCCAGTGTGGGGAAATGTATCTCCTGATATCCTATGGGCACTTCCACCTCAGGGGGCATGTAAACAAGTAAATCACTGAATTATTTCCTGGAAAGATTAATTGCCTTCTTTATTTCCCACCCTCCTTCCCAATCAGGTGAAACAACAGATGTCAACCACATTGCAGACAAACTTGCCAAGCTTGTTACTTCCAGATCCCAGGAATCTCCTTCAGATGTGTCATTCAAGATAATGTCTCAAGGCCCGCGTCAGGAACAAGACGATAGTGATCCTAGTGGTGAAACTGAGGGCGAGGAACATGGTAAGGGTGAAGAATTTCATGCTCCCGGGCAGCATGTCAGGCTGGGATTGCACACTGAGGCATTTTGTCTAGACATGGTGAAGTGGTCAGGGCTTCTGTGAAGAAGGACGTTTGCTCTGCTGGTTCTTGCTCTGTCGCCCACATTTCAGGGGCTGTTCTTGCAATCCTCTAACGAGTCCTGCCTGCCACTGCAATTAAAGGAAGCACCCTTAAAAATCCAAGGAGGTGTGACATGAGAAAAAGAGGATAAAGGTAAAGGGACATAAGGTGTCAGAGCAGCAGTAGGAGTGGCAGGACTGAGGGCAGAGAAATACACTGGGCCTCTAATGCCAAAGACCAGTCCCTGGGGCAATAATGTCTTGGTCAATCCCTCTTCAGTGATGGGACAACATTGCTCAACAATCTGTTATAAGTCTGAACCGCTTGTCTTCCAGGACGTCTGCAGAGATTTAGTTTTAATGCAAGCTTTCTATGGATTTCTGGTGACAAGGGGGATCCTTCCatacttgcattttctttaatctgGCAAACCCAGAGTTTGTCCTAACGAGTTGCAGAAGGTATAAATGTCAATGgtgagggaattttttttttcctaattttaagtCCATTTTCATGGGCTACCCCTAGGCGCTCTTTTGTTCTGGCTTGTTATCAGAAATATCTCAAAGCCCAAAGGGCTGGCAGTGGGATGTTAAAGCCCCTGCTCTTTCCCAGATTCTTAATTGAAGCAAAACATCGGGCAGATGGAGAAACAGCATTGCTTACTCCACGCAGACTAGAACAGTGAGCTTCTGCTTAAAGCCTGAATGCACACCTCATTGTGAATTTGCCACAAAATAGCAGCTGTTTTCGTGATTAAGTGACACAAAGGCTTTTGCCATAGTTTACTATCTGAATGCTACTAGAAGGCTGAGATATTTatgttaacttttttctttaacagatgaagaaaagataATACGAAGAGTAGTTGCACTGTTAAGACAATCAGGGGACCAACTAGAAGAAAAGGTAACTCCTTCTATTTTCAGGAGCTCCTTCGGTTTTCAGGAGCTACACAGTTTAGAGTGTGAGAGAGAGATTTACTTCTCCTGGGAGTGAATGTTTTGTAACCTGGTGCGCTCTGTCTCTGTCCTGAACTTCTCTTTCCACATTTAGGTCTTTCCGAAACCTTCACCATTCACCCTGAAATCTTTCTCAAGACCAGAGGACTAGCAGAGATCTCTGCTGGGGGAGGGTGCGGGAGGAAGACAACAAAAATGTACATTTCAAAGAGCAGTCACTTTCCTTGTTCCTGTTGACTTTTGTGGCATGTAAGCACTTGAGTCACTCTGAGAAACTCTTGTGTTCACATTAAATTTGGCATACAAATTGTTCCCAGTTGGAGGGACAGAAATGCTGCAGCTTTGAGAGTTGCTGGAGGGAAATAAATCTTCTGAGCACATTTTGAAAGCCCTGCCCAAAAGCTATAGAAGAACCCCCACATGAGTTCATTAGTTGGAGTGGaatttttctctattaaaagTATACGTACCTGTTCCCTTTACTCCCTTTTTAGCTGCCCCCAGCCTAAAAAGGTATACTCCCACATGGAGGACgtgctcagctcctgcagcagagagGTATACAAATGCAGTAAGAAGCATCACAAAGACCATGACTGAGCAAATGGAGCTTAGCatggcagctgttgccagcaccTTCCAAAACCTTGCTTTTACTGTCACCTTCCCGCTGCTCCTGTATTCCCATGTCCCTTCACCTGCAGGTCTCAGTATCAGTGTAAcacttgttttgctttctctctctctgcttctcttattcacaggcaaaaaaactggagatttttttttttttaggaaaaaacatgAAGTGACCTCCAGAGCCTAAAGTAGCAGTTTTGCAGCGAGTTGTGGGGTTTGTGTGTCATCTCTTGCATTCAACACCACAATTTGACTATACTGCATGTAATACTTAGAGATGCTCTCCTTTCCCGATAAGACGAGGAAAGCAATTCCAACAAAAGCAGCTCAATTTAATCAATCCTTATTCTTAATTTCAGATCAAAAAGGACAGTGCTTTctgtcagcattttaaaaacatgctgtcCTACACCTTCTTTGAGAGGATCACTGATTTGTTCCTGGAGGATGTCTCAGCAGTTTCAACAAGTGAGCCAGGAGGCCAAGTACAATGCACAAAAGTTGCCTTTACAATGGAAGTTGTCACCAGACTTACTGCTGTGGACAACCATCCTATGAACCTGGTCTTGGGCTTTGGATTAAAGTACCTTAGAGAACACTTCAAGCCGTGGATTCAGGACCAGGGTGGCTGGGTATGTGTTTTGCCTCCATTGACTTGTGCCTAGCCTTAGGCACCTCGAAGCAGCACACTTTCACAGAACTAACACGGGCCAgatgcaaaccaaaccaaactgcatATTCTTTAATGCAGCGTGTACCCCAGCTATGGAAATACTTGTTACAAGGCATCTTCTATGCCTCAAGCTTTTCATTTACATAggtccaaaaaaaaccaacaggagaCATGCATGGAGAGTTATTAAGTACAAAACGCTGTTCCAGGCACAGACAGTCTCTCCACCACGAATAGCTGAAGGCTGGGAGAAACACCAGAAAACTTTATGCTTGCCCTAGTCCTATACTTCTCCCTGTAAGTCTGCCGTTGGCAGGTTCTGGGGGCAGCATATTAGTTCAGCGGTTAATAGAGTCCGCCCTTATGGCGTGGTATCCTTCCACCTTCCCCATACACAAAGGCATCTGTTTATCTTCATATCCCTCTTTCAAAGTCAGTTGTGCCAGGTGCCCTTTTGTCAGCAGTGACACTGAGCTGCTGCCCTTCGTAGCTCCTTTACCTGAATTTGCTGGGAGGCACTTGCAACGGAGATCCTAGTCTTTTTGTGCTTCGTGAAATGAATGGAAACGTTCAGCAGCTGTACAGCCTGTGTCCATTGGAACAGATAGCATGCGAGGTCAGGAAATCCTACTGGCAAGCCTACTGTCTGACCTCAGCAGATTTGAAATTAGGGGGAAGGTCTTCGTTACTTTCATAATTGTAAGTTTTCTTTCTACGTTACAGGATAAGGTTTTGACTTCACTGGATGAGGAAGAAGTAGAGTAACCATGACTGAATCCGTTCCTCAGGGTGCAGGAGCCTTCGCTTAAGGGACACAAAGGATCTTACCACAAACTGATGCCAGGATGATTAGTggctgtgtatttttatttttaacatggaaGGTTGGAAAGTTGCATGGCTAAATTTGTTGGGTACAATTGCACTTTCTTAAAGTTGGCATTGATGTAGAAGTGTTCTTCAGTGGATATGAAGGCACTTTCAACTCCCCTGGAGCATTCAGTGCCATGGATAGTGATTTTAAGTATCTTTCTGAGTAGAGATGCCTGCCACTACTCCTATGGATGGATGCTGAAGTGCAAACTGgacaaaaatatcaaaatatgcaATCAAGAACCACTGGACTGTGATCAACCATCAACCAAGTGAGACAAGTGCTGCCAGCTTTTTGTAGTTCATAGAGGTACCACCTGTTATCAATTCCACAGTCCCTTGTTAGAAGGTACACCTACACACTGCTACcagtttcctctctctccccacctccttctctgagTAGGTTCTCCAAAGTATTGATGCCATTTTATACTTCTGAAAGGGACTGAGTAGGGTTAATGAGGGCCTTTTACTCCACTGCCTTCCCCACTCCCCCAAGAAAATAGACTTGATCTACCTATAGATTCTTTTAATTTGAACTCTTCTCTTTAACACCCTTCAAAGCACGGCACAAGAGATGTTGACTTTTACAGCATTATTTTGTCCATTAATGTGGAAGATACAAATGTTGTGGGAGCTTTGTAGTccaagaaatttaaaatttatccTACTGTACCAGTTTTCCTCCTTATTCAAAAGCAGCTCGATGCTATGTATAATCTCAGGGATTTCTCTGTAAACTGAACTGACCCTTCGGCCATTGAAAACAAGTGATCTGGTTAGAGTTCTTGAATCCGTCTGTGTGGCAGTGGAAGGAATAACAGCGCATCATTTAGAGTAGAGGCGGATGCCAGTGAAACTATTCATGATTTTGAGGCTTGGTTTGTGGCCTTTTTAGCTGATGACCTTTGGATTTCTGTCCCCTGCAAATCCCCAGTGGAGACAGGGGGAACTCGGGACGTCTGCTGAAGCCATAAAACCATGCCATCGCTTCTGTGACTTTCCAGTACAGACAGGTAATGTTTCCTGAAGAGGCTCCCTGCCTCTCAGTAAGATGCCCTTCCACTACAGGTACCCTTTCTGTGTGTATAAGTACGTTAACTACAAAGATTACGTGTAGAACTTAGCAGCAAATCATGAATTTGAATGAAAgtgataaaaagcattttaaccGGATGTATAAAATATGCAGTGCT contains these protein-coding regions:
- the BCL2L14 gene encoding apoptosis facilitator Bcl-2-like protein 14, translating into MSLPNDVSMEEIPLEDDERDSIEYKILMAYAQRRLSVSKYRKLLKNEANVQKSSSSLIRRKAEIDHQRDKKGPTLTAVFQGGVTEQHSKKQSKRKYLPGYCLPFLCSRAAQEKSSTPPVQQGLTEAQSKIILEGNSQHQTSETTDVNHIADKLAKLVTSRSQESPSDVSFKIMSQGPRQEQDDSDPSGETEGEEHDEEKIIRRVVALLRQSGDQLEEKIKKDSAFCQHFKNMLSYTFFERITDLFLEDVSAVSTSEPGGQVQCTKVAFTMEVVTRLTAVDNHPMNLVLGFGLKYLREHFKPWIQDQGGWDKVLTSLDEEEVE